The genomic region TAGATATTGGAACTACCAAGATTGTGGCTATGATCGGCCGCAAGAATGAGTATGGAAAAGTAGAGATCGTAGGCATAGGAAAATCAAAGTCCCTGGGCGTACATCGCGGAGTGGTGAATAATATCACCCAGACGATCCAGTCTATCCAGCAGGCAATACAGGAAGCAGAAGCCGATAGCGGTTTAAAGATCAGTGAAGTGGTAGTTGGAATTGCAGGACAGCATATTCGAAGCCTTCAGCATAGTGATTATATTACCAGGCAAAATCCTGATGAGGTTATAGATTCTGAAGACATTCATACGTTATGCAACCAGGTTCATAAACTGGTTATGTTGCCGGGAGAAGAGATCATTCATGTGCTTCCGCAGGAATTTAAAGTAGACGGGCAGGCGGAGATCAAAGAACCTATCGGGATGTACGGTGGAAGACTGGAAGCTAACTTTCATGTCGTTGTAGGACAGGTTTCTTCGATCAGAAATATTGGTCGATGCGTGAAAAGCGCCGGACTTGAACTTTCAGCAGTAACGTTGGAGCCGTTAGCTTCAGCAAATGCAGTTCTTAGCCAGGAGGAAAAAGAGGCAGGTGTGGCACTTATCGATATAGGTGGTGGTACTACAGATCTTGCAATTTTTAAAGATGGTATCATCAGGCATACTGCGGTAATTCCTTTTGGTGGAAATGTGATTACTGAAGATATTAAGGAAGGATGTTCAATTATTGAAAAGCAGGCAGAATTACTAAAGATCAAATTTGGATCTGCATGGCCGGGTGAAAATAAGGATAATGAGATCGTTTCTATCCCAGGTTTACGTGGAAGAGAGCCGAAGGAGATCACTTTGAAGAATCTCTCCAAGATCATCCATGCACGAGTAGTAGAGATCATCGACCAGGTTTACCTGGAGATTAAGAATTACGGACACGATGAGCAAAAGAAAAAATTGATCGCTGGAATCGTTCTTACCGGAGGTGGTGCTCAATTGAAGCATCTTAAGCAACTGGTAGAATATATTACGGGAATGGATACCAGAATAGGATATCCTAACGAACATCTGGCCGGGAATAATGATTCAGAAACCACCAGTCCGGTATATGCTACGGCAGTTGGATTGGTAATGAATAGCCTTGAAAAAGGGAATAACAAGTATCAGGAGGAAGTTGTGCTCTCTAAAAACCAAATGGTAGAAGATGAGGTTGAAGAGCAAAATCATGACCAGGATGATGATGAACATGATACTTTCAGGGAAGAGCCCTCTTCCAATAAGGTTGCACGAAAAAGCATCTTTGATAAATGGGCAGAGAAATTCAAGGATTTCTTAGACAATGCAGAATAAAATAGATACAATACAACCAGTAAAACAGAGTTTATGAGCAGTACAGAATTTGGAGACATCTCATTCGATTTACCAAAGAACCAATCGAACGTCATCAAAGTGATTGGAGTTGGAGGTGGAGGAAGCAACGCCATTAACCATATGTTCCAGGCAGGAATTAAAGGGGTTGATTTTGTTGTTTGTAATACCGACTCCCAGGCTTTGGAGAACAGTTCGGTTCCAAACAAGATCCAGTTAGGGGTAACTTTAACTGAAGGACTTGGAGCAGGTGCAAATCCTGAGATCGGTGAGAAAGCGGCAGTAGAAAGCTTTGAGGAAATAAAGCAAATGTTGGATACCAATACCAAGATGATCTTTATCACTGCAGGTATGGGTGGTGGTACCGGGACTGGTGCTGCTCCAATAATAGCAAAACAGGCAAAAGAACTGGATATTTTAACGGTTGGTATCGTGACCATTCCATTTCAGTTCGAAGGAAGAAACAGAAACGAACAGGCACAATTAGGAGTTGAAAGATTGCGCAAGCATGTAGATTCGCTAATTGTGATCAATAATAACAAACTTCGTGAGGTTTATGGAAATCTTGGTTTTAAAGCCGGATTCTCGAAAGCTGATGAAGTGTTGGCAACTGCATCCAGAGGAATTGCAGAAGTTATAACGCACCATTATACTCAGAATATTGACCTTCGCGATGCGAAGACTGTATTGAGTAATTCTGGAACTGCGATTATGGGTTCTGCCCAGGCTTCAGGAGCCAGTAGAGCTACAGATGCGATCATGAAAGCACTTGATTCGCCATTATTGAACGATAATAAGATCACCGGAGCCAAAAATGTTTTACTGCTTATTGTATCTGGTAACGAGGAGATCACTATCGATGAAATTGGAGAGATCAATGACCATATTCAGCTTGAAGCTGGGCATAGCGCTAACATCATTATGGGTGTTGGAGAGGACGAATCTTTAGAAGACTCTATCGCCGTGACTATTATCGCTACTGGGTTCGATGTAGAACAGCAAAATGAGATCACTAATACTGAAACTAAAAAGATCATTCATACCCTGGAAGACGAGCAAAGAGCTGAGCAGGAATTGATCGCTAAAAGAACTGGTTCAGTTTCTGAAGTAGCTCAGGACAGGAATGATGACATTGAAGATGCTCAGATAGAATTTGAGGCACCGAAAAAGGAAGAAAAGATCGTTCACACTCTGGACGAAAATGTAGAGGAAGTAGACGAGGTTGGTAAAATTCAGAAAAAGGTAGAAGATATTTACAAAACACCAGATTTCGCAAGAAAGCTTGATGTTGTCTACGAGGAAGTGAATCCTGAAGAGTTTATCATCAATGATACTTCAGAAACACTGGATACTGAAAATTTCAAAGAATCTGAAGAAGGTAAATCTGAAAGCGAAGAACAGTTTATGTTTACTTTCGATATCCCAATGAATCAGAAGGAAGAGAAGAAGCAGCTTTCAGAAAAGAAAGAAGAGGTAAAGCGGCATTCTTTAAATGATGAAGAGGAAGAGTCTACAAGAAATATTCATGTGAACGAACATGTAGAGATCGTTCCCGTAACCGAAAATTCTGCCAAGGGAGTAAAGCGATATAGTCTTGATGATTATATGGAGATCGAGCAGAAACTTGAAAGTTCCAAGGCTCCGGAAAAGGAGGAAGAGAAGGACGAAACAGTAGCTTTTGAAAAAAAGACTGTAGCTCCGGCTCCTTCAAGAGAGAATGACAACGATGAGCATGATCCATTCGACAATCCAATTTCTTCTGAAGTTGTGCGTCAACGTACGGCAGAGCGTAAAGCGAAGATGAAGGAATTCAATTATAAGTTTAGAACTGGTTCAGCTCAGATCGATGAGATTGAAAAGCAGCCAGCTTATAAAAGAGCAGGAATTGAGTTGAATAATTCGAAGCATGGTGAAAGTAAACTTTCAAGAACCAGTATCGAGCAGGATGATAATAACGAATTACATTTTAGAAAGAACAACTCTTTCCTACACGACAATGTTGACTAAGAGTCAATATGGTTAAACAAAAAAAGCTGCCTAAGGGCAGCTTTTTTTTATGTTCATATTTTGCGAACTAATTACTTTCTTACTGGAACTTCATCTGTATCTCTTCGATATTTAAGCATGGAAATTCCTGCTACAAAGAATACAAATCCCAGGATGGTAAGTGCCCAGGGGCTTAACATAAGTGCTATACTGCCAAAGATTCCTAATACTCCCATTACCAGTGCGATCGCACCACCAATGGTCATAATCATTGCTAAAACTTTAATCATAATATGTCAAAATATTGGTTATCAGAATTAAAAGTATCTATTTAATGTATTCACAAATCAATATTAACAAACTTTACAATTTTAGCCGAAGCCTCTCAATTTCTTTAATTGCATCCGTTTCATCACCCCAACCTTGAATTACGGTATCGTCTTCCAGGTCATAATTTGAAAACCAATTCTCAAGAATATTCAGTGCTCCAGGATAATTCTCGTATAGTTGCTGGTAATTTTCAGCCTGTATTGTTCTTAATTCCATTCTGGCTGGGATGGCAATGATTTTAAAGTCTTCTTCGCCCGCATCTACCATTTTAATGATGCCAATTGGAATGAATTCCACGATATCCCCAGATTTCAGTGTGCTACTAAGTATCATGATGTCCAAGGCATCGCCATCACCTCCATTCGCTGGATCTGAATAAGTGGAAGGTATAAACCCATAGTTCGCAGGGTAAGCCAGGAAATCTATGATCCTTTCCTTACCATTACGAAGGGAAGTACTAAAAAGTCTTAAGTCCTTATCGTATTCTACTTTAGCATTAGTGCCTGCCGGTATTTCGATCACTGCCTGGTAATTCCCATTTTTTGAAAGTAAACTAGTAGCCAACAGGTCCTGCCTAGATTTGCAGGATGCAACCAATATGAAAATAAGAATAAGCAGACACTTTCTCATTCTAGTTCCAGTAGATCATAAAGTATTTGATCTTTGCATCATCTGGAATTTGCGAAGCCATGATCTTACTATCCGTATCATAACGGAGATTGGACGGTAACTGTGTCTTGTCTATTGTAATGTAAGCATTGATCTCATCCAGAAATACTACGGCAGAATTTATCGTATTCTCGATCCTTGAGATCGTATAGTTCTCCATGATATCCTTGAAGGTGCTATTCACATTAAGTCCGTTCTTAGTTTCGTAACGAGCATCAAGTATGCGAATATTTCCAATGGTACTGGTAGAGTCGAATTCCTGCAAGGGTTCCAGACTCATTAATGCTGCGCCATCCTCACCGAAAATCTTGATCTCGTCTGTAGAACGAAAGTCATCAGGACCGCTCGTTTGTCTTACGATACTGTCATTTTGAAAAATACTATCTAACTGGTTGATCTTAACCTCCTTTTTCAAGGGTCCCACTTGCGTTGGAGTTATTAGAAATGGATTTTCTTCATCATTCGTGCATGATACCATCGCGGCGCAAAGGCCTAGAAAGATTAGAGCTTTTTTATACATAGATTTCGGTTTCCTTTATTTTAAAAATTTATTCAATATTCCCATTACGCCGCGTATAAAAGTTGCACTGGTTAGCACTTTGATGATCGCACCTTCACGGGAACGTCCACTTTTACGACGGCTACTGGTTTTTGTTACTTTTTCTCGTTGTTCTTTAGCCTGTTGTTTAGCCTCTTCACGATCTGCTTCTTCGATCTTTTTATTCAGTATCTCGTAAGCACTTTCGCGGTCAATTTTCTCGTTATATTTTCGAGCAAGTTCAGAATTTTTGTTGATTTGTCTTAATTCTGAATCACTTAATATGTCCATTCTACTCATTGGTGCGCGCAACATGGTCGCTACCAGAGGAGAAGGTCTTCCTTTTTCATCTAATGCTGAAACCATGGCCTCTCCAATACCTAACGAGGTAAGCATATCTTTGGTATCGTAAAATTCGGAAATCGGGTAATTTTCAGCAGCAAGTTTAATAGCCTTTCGATCCTTAGCCGTGAAAGCCCTTAATGCATGCTGAATTTTAAGTCCCAGCTGTCCCAGAACTTCTTCAGGAACATCGGCTGGATTCTGAGTAACGAAGTAAAGTCCTACGCCCTTGGAACGTATCAGTTTTACGATACTTTCAATTTGATCAAGCAATGCATCTGAAGCTTCATCAAAAATGAGATGTGCTTCATCTATAAATAAGACAAGTTCCGGTTTATCCATATCGCCTTTCTCTGGAAAGGTTGAATAAATTTCAGCAAGTAATGAAAGCATGAATGTTGAGAATAACTTTGGCCTGTCCTGAATATCGGTAAGCCTCAAAATATTCACGTATCCCTTTCCGTCTGATGTTTTTCTTAGGAGATCGTTTACCTCAAAAGATTTTTCGCCAAAGAACTGCTCTGCGCCTTGTTGTTCCAGTGCAATGATCTTCCGAAGAATAGCACCTGTAGATGCGCTTGAAATTCTACCATATTCCTTACTGATCTCCTCCTTACCTTCCTCTGTGGTATACTGAAGCATCTTTTTAAGATCCTTAAGGTCCAGAAGTGGCAATTGATTATCATCACAATATTTGAATATGATCGCCATGATCCCGGATTGGGTATCATTTAAATCCAGTATTCTGGATAAAAGCACTGGGCCAAATTCACTTACTGTAGCTCTAAGTCTCACTCCATCCTGTTCTGAGAGACTTAGCATTTCTACCGGTGCAGCATCTGGAGTGAATGGAAATCCAAGTTTTTCATGACGTTCATCTATAAAAGTGGCACCTTCTGAAGCTTTCGCGATTCCACTCAGATCTCCCTTTACGTCCATCAGTAAAACCGGCACTCCTTTCTGAGATAGGTTTTCAGCAAGGATTTGCAGGGTTTTTGATTTTCCGGTTCCTGTAGCACCTGCAATTAGTCCGTGCCGGTTCATTGTTTTCAACGGAATCTTAACTGGAGCATCGGCAAAAACTTGTTCGTCAAGCATTCCTGCGCCCAGATAGATATAATCACCTTTAGTGTTATATTCCGAAGATATGTGATCTACAAACTTTTCTGATGTGTTCATTTAACTGCAGGTTTTAATATTTTGATAGTACCGGTGTTGCTGTTTATTTCAGCTTCAATTCCGTTAGGGATGGTGCTGTTATCGTCTATATGGCCAATCATTGCACCTGAGAATGCCGGGATATTTAAAGGTTTGATATAATGGTCTATAACTTCCTCCATGGTAAGTGAACCATAGCCACTTCCACCAGGATCACAGCCTGTACATTTTCCGAAGACAAATCCGGAGATCTTATCCAGTATACCTCCAAGTTTAAGTTGGGACATCATCCGGTCTACGGCATAAATCTTTTCTCCTATATCTTCGAGATACAGGATTTTATTCGACCAGTCAGTAGGAAAATAAGGTGTTCCCATGATCGAAGTAAGCACAGAGAGGTTTCCACCTAGTAATTCCCCTTTTGCGTAACCATTATTGATAGTTCTTATTCTATTGTTGGTTTGGACTTCCAGAAAATTCAGGTTTTCAGGATTGGTATATTCGATCTTTTTTCCTTCGAATAGCAACTGGCGAAAAATATCGTAATTAAATGTATTCCATGAAGAGCTTGCCATGGGTCCATGAAAAGTCACTAGACCCGTTTTTTCGTAGATCGCAAGATGCAATGCTGTAATATCACTGTAGCCTATGAAAATCTTCGGATTCTTACGAATGAGCTCATAATCAAGTTTATCTATGATTCTTGCAGCTCCCGAACCACCCCGAAGTGAAATGATTGCATCAATTGCAGGGTCACCAAACATTTGATTCAATTCTGAAGCGCGTTCTTCATCAGTGCCAGCGAGGTGACCATACCTGCTTTTAGCAAATTCTCCAAATCTTACTTTTAGTCCCATCGCTTCCAGGTTTTCCCGGGCGATCTCATAAGGTTCACTGTCAAAGATTGCTCCTGCAGGACTTGTTATTCCAATAGTATCTCCTTCAGAAAGTCTTTTCGGTAGAAGTTTCTTATTAGTTGAAATTTGCTGCTCTGCAGTTGCTGAAAGTGATTGTAGTGGAATACTTAAACCGGCAAGTCCCAGGCCGTAAACGAAATTGCGTCTTTTCATAGGTATATATACTGTCTCGAAAATAGGGAATATTTGGAACTTCTAAAATTCAATAGTTGTTTCTAATGTGAATAAGAAGCTTTAAAACTTCAGCTTTTATTTCTTCAGGAGAATTCATATGATTGGAATTCATTATACTGAAAATTAGAAGTCGGTCGCTATTCGTTCTCAGATAGCCGCTAAGGCTATAATTATTTTTTAAACTTCCTGATTTTGCAAATACAAATGCTTCTTCGTCCGTTAGTAAGTTTGTAAGAGTTCCATGCTTACCAGCTGTAGGAAAAATGGTCGAAACCCAGTCCTCACCTTTTTCATCCAACAAACGTTTCAAAATGCTCGATAAGTTAGCAGGAGTGTTCATATTATATCTTGATAATCCAGAGCCATCTACCCATTGAAATTCATCAGGCAGTCCTTTGAAAAAATTATTTTTAGCATAGTCTATAGCGATCTCTGTACTCATGGTATCCGATATTTTTTCTGAAATCATGATAAGTAATTGTTCCGCAATTAGATTATCGCTGGTATGCATCATTTGTTTGTAAAGACTATCGGAGGCTGTGGATTTTATAATATGACTGGCTTTTGGTCCTGGTGGAATGATTTTTATAGTTCGCCCAATTTCTTGTTCAATGATCCTGATGCTTAAGTCTTCTGAAGTTTCAAAAGGAATTCTTAGCGTATCGTTCTTCTGAAGTTTCTTTGGAACCCTGAATTGATTCGTGCCCTTAAGCTTTTCCAGTGTTTCAGAATTAATAGTTTGGGCGTAATTGGTAAAAATTCCCGGAGATACTTTTAGATCTTTATTCACCATCGTAAAACTTACTGTATTCCCATAAATCGGCATTGCAGATATTTGTGGTGAGAACGCGTATTCAAAATCATCCCAGCTCCATCCGGCACCATAAACCTCCTGCTTCCAGTTGGCTTTTTGATAATAGATAGAATCTTTAGAATTCCGTAGAAATTGCAAAGTTGTATTGGAAGACACTTCTGGATCCAGTAATCCGGGATCTCCGGTAGCTGAAAAAATGAGAGAATCTTCAGTTTTCCGGTATCTAAATGTAAAGATGCTGTCCTCGAGAGATTTTATGGCGGAATAGAGGCTCAATATTTTGGTATTGGAAGCTGGAGTAAAAGATTTGTGGGCATTATACTGATAGATATTCTTCCCTGATTCGGCATCTAAAAGTATGATCCCGGTAAATCCATGGTGAATCTTTTCAAACTCAGTTGTTTTCCGCAATAAACCTGAAGCACATGAACTCAGGCCGAGAATGGATAAAACTGCTAAGAAGACCTTCAGACGCATATTAAAAATTTTGATTTAAATATATACTTTCTCGTACTTAGAATTAAATCGATCGATCGCAAACTCAAAAAACAAAGGTTATTTATCCTGAAGTATAATGATTATCTTTGCCGGCTATGATTTCAGAAGAGACAAAGAGCCTGGTTGATAAAGGAATAATGCTTCCACTCATGGAAGAATTTTATACGATCCAGGGTGAGGGATTCCACAAAGGAACGGCTGCATATTTTATTAGGATTGGTGGTTGTGATGTAGGTTGTCACTGGTGCGATGTGAAGGAAAGCTGGGATGCCAGTACGCACCCGCCTACGCATATTGGGGAAATCGTCGAGAATGCTACCCGTCATAGTAAAACTATTGTGATCACGGGAGGTGAACCATTAACCTGGGATATGACAGCTCTAACTCAAAATCTTAAAAACCAAGGTTGTGATATTCATATTGAGACTTCAGGAGCTTATAAACTTACGGGTACCTGGGACTGGATATGTCTTTCTCCAAAGAAAATCAAATTGCCAACCGAGGAGATCTATCCTCTGGCCAATGAGTTAAAGGTTATTGTTTTTAATAGACATGACCTGAAGTTTGCTGAAGAGCAGGCAGCGAAAGTCAGTGAGAACTGTATCTTATACTTACAACCAGAATGGAGTAACCGCGATAAAGTGATCCCAATGATCGTTGATTATGTAATGGAGAATCCGCGGTGGAAAGTATCGCTACAAACCCATAAATATTTGAACATACCATAAAAAAAACGCCCGATAGGGCGTCTTTTCAATTATAAGCTGCCGTACTAAATTTTAGTTAGCATTCTTGAATGGAACTTTTACATAGCTGTTATCCCATCCAATCAGAAGGTCTGCACCGTTCTTAGCTTCCTGGAAAGCCATAGATAGAGATTCGATGGTATTAGGAGCCTTTCTTACCGGCACATTAATTCTTACCTTATCTTCCTTATCTGTGTATTCATAAGAACCCCATGTATTGGTTTTGCTGTTAAGAATAACAGTCCATTCCTTTTCGCCTGGGATCGTGTATAAGGTGTAATTCCCAGCTTTTACCGTAGCGTCTGCAACTTTCATGTCCTTATATAAAGTAACTTCAGTTGCTTCATTTGCGCCGGTTCTCCATACCTCACCATAAGGCACCAGTTTACCGAAGATCTCACGATTTCTTTTTTGTGGTCGGCTATAAATTACCCTCGCCACTGCGGCGTCATCCTGGTCTCTGTAAAGCGCAAGATCCATTGGACTGGCATCTACTTTGGAAAATTTAAGTTCTTCCTTTGAGTAGTTTACCTTATCGTCATCCTGTGCGTTAATAGGGCTTGCAACGAAGAAAAACATTGCACTTAAACCACCTATGATCAATTTTTTCATAATTCTAATATTTGAATTTTAGTTAGTATAAAGATAAGACGCATAGAGGTGTGAATTGTTAAAGAAGCACCAATATGCTGTTAAAATTTTAGCTGAGGTTTTCAAATGGAAGAAAAGTTTGAAATTTATAATGGTATACTACCATTTGGTATGTAATTTTTAGTTTAAACTTTTCAAATATTATTATTGTTAGCCATTATGTTTTCATTTAGATAGCTTCAGTCCATATTTGTCTCATAATAATAAACAAATTAAGTCATGTGTGGAATTTTAGCAGTTATCGGAAAAGATCTTGACAAGAAGAAGATCGCTGATCTTTCAAAAAGAATGTCTCATAGAGGCCCTGATGAAAGCGGACTGAAAATTACTGAAAAAGGTTATGTGTTAGCTCACGAACGCCTATCAATCGTAGATCTCACCACAGGTATTCAGCCTATACAAGGAACTGAATCTGCCTGGATGGTACACAATGGAGAGATCTATAACCACATGTCACTTCGAAATAACGAATTAAAGGATCATACTTTCAGAACTACCGGAGATTCTGAAGTAATCGTGCATTTGTATGAAAAGTATGGTCTTGAATTCGTAGACAAATTAGATGGCGTCTTCTCATTTGTGATCATTGATGGTGATGAATTTATGGTCGCCAGGGATCCAATTGGAGTAAAGCCACTTTATTATGGGAAGGACGAAGCAGGTACCATATGGTTTGCCAGTGAAATGAAATCTCTTGCAGATAGCTGTATTGAATTTCATGCTTTTCCTCCTGGACATTATTATACACCAGAAACCGGATTCGTAAGATATTATTCTCCAGAGTGGTTTGAATCTGAAGTTGCTACGCAGCCTGCAGACTTACAAAAGCTACGTGAAAGTTTGATCGAAGCGACCAGAAAGAGATTGATGGCAGATGTGCCTCTTGGAGTATTGCTTAGTGGTGGACTCGATTCTTCACTAACAAGTTCTATCGCGGCCAGATTGATGAAAGATAGTGGTCAAACATTGCATTCCTTTTCAATTGGTTTGGATGAAGCAGCACCAGATCTAATTGCTGCGAGAAAAGTTGCAGACTTTCTGGGTACCGAGCATCATGAAATTCATTTCACTGTAGAGGAAGGTATCTCTATTCTTAAAAAGCTTGTATGGCATCTTGAAACTTACGATGTTACTTCAATTCGCGCCAGCACTCCAATGTATTTTCTCTCTAAAGCAATTGCTGAAAAAGGGATTAAGGTTGTATTGTCTGGAGAAGGCTCTGATGAGATCCTTGGTGGATACTTATATTTCAAGAACGCTCCTTCTGCGGAAGAGTTTCAGAAGGAAACCATTAGAAGAGTACAGCGTCTGGCTACTGCAGATTGCCTGAGAGCAGATAAGTCAACGATGGCACACGGTCTTGAAGCAAGAGTGCCATTCCTGGATAAAGCTTTTTTGAAAACCGCAATGGAAATAGTTCCTGAAGAAAAAATGCCGGTTACTTATGATGGTATTGAAAAATTTATTTTGAGAAAGGCATTCGATACTCCTGAAGAACCTTTCCTGCCAGAAGAAGTATTATGGAGACAAAAAGAACAATTTAGTGATGGTGTGGGTTACAACTGGATCGATCAGCTAATTGATCATGCTTCAGAACAGGTGACAGACGTTCAAATGGAAACTGCGGCAACTAGGTTTCCGGTAAACACGCCAACTTCAAAAGAAGCTTACTTCTACCGTGAGATCTTTCAGCAGCATTTTCCTCAGGATTCCGCAGCGAAAACAGTTAAACGATGGATCCCAAAATGGCAGAAGGATCTTGATCCTAGTGGAAGAGCCAATGAAACTCACGTAGCTCCTGGAATGAAAAAAGTAGTTGTGTAAAATTCGTTCAAATATTTGATTTTCCTCAAAACCCGAAATGTGAAAATAATCTTAAACATTTCGGGTTTTTCCACATAATTTGTTGATAACTTCGAGCCTCATCGCAGGTCTACAACCTGTTAAAAGTATGCGAATTGTTATATTTGTTCGTTATCCAAAAGAGACAAAATTAATTAGCATAATATGAGCGAAGAAGCTAAGAAACATAATTATTCTGCCGACAGTATTCAGGCGTTGGAGGGGATGGAGCATGTTCGAATGCGGCCTTCCATGTATATTGGAGATACTGGGGTTAGAGGACTGCATCACCTGGTTTATGAGGTTGTTGATAACTCCATAGATGAGGCCCTTGCCGGTCA from Christiangramia sp. OXR-203 harbors:
- the ftsA gene encoding cell division protein FtsA — translated: MEQNDIAVGLDIGTTKIVAMIGRKNEYGKVEIVGIGKSKSLGVHRGVVNNITQTIQSIQQAIQEAEADSGLKISEVVVGIAGQHIRSLQHSDYITRQNPDEVIDSEDIHTLCNQVHKLVMLPGEEIIHVLPQEFKVDGQAEIKEPIGMYGGRLEANFHVVVGQVSSIRNIGRCVKSAGLELSAVTLEPLASANAVLSQEEKEAGVALIDIGGGTTDLAIFKDGIIRHTAVIPFGGNVITEDIKEGCSIIEKQAELLKIKFGSAWPGENKDNEIVSIPGLRGREPKEITLKNLSKIIHARVVEIIDQVYLEIKNYGHDEQKKKLIAGIVLTGGGAQLKHLKQLVEYITGMDTRIGYPNEHLAGNNDSETTSPVYATAVGLVMNSLEKGNNKYQEEVVLSKNQMVEDEVEEQNHDQDDDEHDTFREEPSSNKVARKSIFDKWAEKFKDFLDNAE
- the ftsZ gene encoding cell division protein FtsZ, with protein sequence MSSTEFGDISFDLPKNQSNVIKVIGVGGGGSNAINHMFQAGIKGVDFVVCNTDSQALENSSVPNKIQLGVTLTEGLGAGANPEIGEKAAVESFEEIKQMLDTNTKMIFITAGMGGGTGTGAAPIIAKQAKELDILTVGIVTIPFQFEGRNRNEQAQLGVERLRKHVDSLIVINNNKLREVYGNLGFKAGFSKADEVLATASRGIAEVITHHYTQNIDLRDAKTVLSNSGTAIMGSAQASGASRATDAIMKALDSPLLNDNKITGAKNVLLLIVSGNEEITIDEIGEINDHIQLEAGHSANIIMGVGEDESLEDSIAVTIIATGFDVEQQNEITNTETKKIIHTLEDEQRAEQELIAKRTGSVSEVAQDRNDDIEDAQIEFEAPKKEEKIVHTLDENVEEVDEVGKIQKKVEDIYKTPDFARKLDVVYEEVNPEEFIINDTSETLDTENFKESEEGKSESEEQFMFTFDIPMNQKEEKKQLSEKKEEVKRHSLNDEEEESTRNIHVNEHVEIVPVTENSAKGVKRYSLDDYMEIEQKLESSKAPEKEEEKDETVAFEKKTVAPAPSRENDNDEHDPFDNPISSEVVRQRTAERKAKMKEFNYKFRTGSAQIDEIEKQPAYKRAGIELNNSKHGESKLSRTSIEQDDNNELHFRKNNSFLHDNVD
- a CDS encoding inorganic diphosphatase, with amino-acid sequence MRKCLLILIFILVASCKSRQDLLATSLLSKNGNYQAVIEIPAGTNAKVEYDKDLRLFSTSLRNGKERIIDFLAYPANYGFIPSTYSDPANGGDGDALDIMILSSTLKSGDIVEFIPIGIIKMVDAGEEDFKIIAIPARMELRTIQAENYQQLYENYPGALNILENWFSNYDLEDDTVIQGWGDETDAIKEIERLRLKL
- a CDS encoding helicase HerA-like domain-containing protein, with protein sequence MNTSEKFVDHISSEYNTKGDYIYLGAGMLDEQVFADAPVKIPLKTMNRHGLIAGATGTGKSKTLQILAENLSQKGVPVLLMDVKGDLSGIAKASEGATFIDERHEKLGFPFTPDAAPVEMLSLSEQDGVRLRATVSEFGPVLLSRILDLNDTQSGIMAIIFKYCDDNQLPLLDLKDLKKMLQYTTEEGKEEISKEYGRISSASTGAILRKIIALEQQGAEQFFGEKSFEVNDLLRKTSDGKGYVNILRLTDIQDRPKLFSTFMLSLLAEIYSTFPEKGDMDKPELVLFIDEAHLIFDEASDALLDQIESIVKLIRSKGVGLYFVTQNPADVPEEVLGQLGLKIQHALRAFTAKDRKAIKLAAENYPISEFYDTKDMLTSLGIGEAMVSALDEKGRPSPLVATMLRAPMSRMDILSDSELRQINKNSELARKYNEKIDRESAYEILNKKIEEADREEAKQQAKEQREKVTKTSSRRKSGRSREGAIIKVLTSATFIRGVMGILNKFLK
- a CDS encoding LD-carboxypeptidase; amino-acid sequence: MKRRNFVYGLGLAGLSIPLQSLSATAEQQISTNKKLLPKRLSEGDTIGITSPAGAIFDSEPYEIARENLEAMGLKVRFGEFAKSRYGHLAGTDEERASELNQMFGDPAIDAIISLRGGSGAARIIDKLDYELIRKNPKIFIGYSDITALHLAIYEKTGLVTFHGPMASSSWNTFNYDIFRQLLFEGKKIEYTNPENLNFLEVQTNNRIRTINNGYAKGELLGGNLSVLTSIMGTPYFPTDWSNKILYLEDIGEKIYAVDRMMSQLKLGGILDKISGFVFGKCTGCDPGGSGYGSLTMEEVIDHYIKPLNIPAFSGAMIGHIDDNSTIPNGIEAEINSNTGTIKILKPAVK
- a CDS encoding D-alanyl-D-alanine carboxypeptidase — translated: MRLKVFLAVLSILGLSSCASGLLRKTTEFEKIHHGFTGIILLDAESGKNIYQYNAHKSFTPASNTKILSLYSAIKSLEDSIFTFRYRKTEDSLIFSATGDPGLLDPEVSSNTTLQFLRNSKDSIYYQKANWKQEVYGAGWSWDDFEYAFSPQISAMPIYGNTVSFTMVNKDLKVSPGIFTNYAQTINSETLEKLKGTNQFRVPKKLQKNDTLRIPFETSEDLSIRIIEQEIGRTIKIIPPGPKASHIIKSTASDSLYKQMMHTSDNLIAEQLLIMISEKISDTMSTEIAIDYAKNNFFKGLPDEFQWVDGSGLSRYNMNTPANLSSILKRLLDEKGEDWVSTIFPTAGKHGTLTNLLTDEEAFVFAKSGSLKNNYSLSGYLRTNSDRLLIFSIMNSNHMNSPEEIKAEVLKLLIHIRNNY
- a CDS encoding 7-carboxy-7-deazaguanine synthase QueE, translating into MISEETKSLVDKGIMLPLMEEFYTIQGEGFHKGTAAYFIRIGGCDVGCHWCDVKESWDASTHPPTHIGEIVENATRHSKTIVITGGEPLTWDMTALTQNLKNQGCDIHIETSGAYKLTGTWDWICLSPKKIKLPTEEIYPLANELKVIVFNRHDLKFAEEQAAKVSENCILYLQPEWSNRDKVIPMIVDYVMENPRWKVSLQTHKYLNIP
- a CDS encoding DUF2911 domain-containing protein, yielding MKKLIIGGLSAMFFFVASPINAQDDDKVNYSKEELKFSKVDASPMDLALYRDQDDAAVARVIYSRPQKRNREIFGKLVPYGEVWRTGANEATEVTLYKDMKVADATVKAGNYTLYTIPGEKEWTVILNSKTNTWGSYEYTDKEDKVRINVPVRKAPNTIESLSMAFQEAKNGADLLIGWDNSYVKVPFKNAN